A segment of the Fibrobacter succinogenes subsp. succinogenes S85 genome:
CCTGCTTCACGAGATGTCTAAAAAGCAAGTCCACCCCAAACTGTTTTTCGCCGTTATGGCAATAGAAGGGCTCCTTGGCGGTTGGCTTCTGAACGAGAATCACATTCACTTGCCGCTTGGCATTGAACGCGACCTTACCATTCTATTCTTCTTCGGATGCGGTTTTCTCTGCAAGGAACCCATCAAAAAAATCCACAACGCCATTTCTACAGGCACAATTCACACCTCGAGAAATACGGCCATCGTCGCCGCCATCGGAATCGTAAGCTTTATCGCATACGCTTTTTTGGAATCGCCGAGTCCGAATTTCAGCATCATGAACAATGACTTGGGCAAGAGCCTCCCCCAATTTGTCGCAAGTTCCATCACAGGCATTATCGGCCTCATCGCCACGTTCCTGCTCGCAAGCAAGATTCCAGACATTGCACCCATCCGCATTTTCAAGGGAATACTCCGCAACATTTCCCGCAATGCGCTCGTAATCCTCGCAGTCCACTGGTGGATTGTCCTGATTTTGAGACTCTTTTTCAGGCCGCAAATCAACCAACCCGGAATCGCCTACACCGCAATCCCGATTGTCGCCCTCGGCACCATCGCTGCCATCCCGCTTTTCCGCTGCAAGCTCTACCGCCTACTCGGCAAAGAAAAAATCAGCGTTCGAGAAAGTTTAAACATTAGGGATTAAAAAACGCGCATCTCGGAAACGACTGCGCGACAAGCAATTACAAATAGCTCTTGAACTTCGGCGCAGGTGCTTCGGCGGGCTTTTTCTTGGGCACGTAAATTTTTACGGCATACACGTTAAAGTCCGTCTCGGCAACGATATCGCCTTCTTGCAAGTCTTCGTAAACATCGATTTCTATTTCGACGCCATCGCGTGCGATGCAGCGGATGGAACGCGCCGTCAGTTCCTCGCGCAAAAGAGGAACGTCAACGACCTTCTTGTAAGTGCCGTGATGAGTCGTACCAAGAATTCGATTGCAAAGCATAGAATGAAATGTAGAAAAATAGTATACGGCTATGAGGTCGTGCTTCGCACTTTGACGCTTTCAGCGTCCGCAGCTGCACTCGATCATAAAAATATGCAAGCATATTTTTGCGATGCTCGTTTTGCATGCTTTTTGAGGTCGCTTCGCTCTGGGCTATGGGCAAACATGTTCATTCCAAGATTTTTTCTTTTACTATCTTTTTGAAGAGCTCAAAGGCGCATCGCGCCGTCCCCACAACCTCAAAGCACCGAAGGTGCGACCTCATACCTCACCACCTTTTTACTATCTTTCGTCTATCGTCTATAGCCCGCCAAAGCGGGCGTTCTATCGTCTAAATCATGGCTCGCGCACGTAAGACTATTACTCCTGATCCGTATGCAAAACCGATAGCGAAACCGCTACCGCCTTCCAAGAGCTTGCCTGGAAAACTCAAACAGTTCCAGGCGCCCACTCGTGCGGATTTTGACCTCGTGAGTCCTTACGGCGCCGCAGGCGACCAACCCAAGGCCATCGAAGAATTGACCGAAGGGTTCAAGAACGGCGAACAGTTCCAGACGCTTCTCGGCGTGACCGGTTCCGGCAAGACATTCACGATGGCAAACGTCATCAAGAATGTTGGCAAACCAACGCTCATCCTCACACACAACAAGACGCTCGCCGCCCAGCTTTACCAAGAATTCAAGTCGTTCTTCCCGAACAACGCGGTGGAATACTTCGTGAGCTACTACGACTACTTCCAGCCCGAAGCGTACATTCCACACACGGACACATTCATCGAAAAAGATGCAAGCATCAACGACGAAATTGACAAGCTCCGTCTGCGCGCAACGGCCAACCTCCTCACCCGCCGCGATGTCATCATCGTTGCCTCTGTGAGCTGCATTTACGGTTTGGGTAGCCCGAGCGAATACTTCGACTTGATGGTCCGCATCAAGAAGGGCGACATTTATGACCGCGACAAAATTCTGCGAGACCTTGTCCACATCCAGTATTCACGCAACGATTTCAGTCTCGACCGAGGTTCGT
Coding sequences within it:
- a CDS encoding acyltransferase family protein — translated: MNNGQARIGWIDEFKGFVLLLVCLFHIEQNFPNAHLGMWHLSALRMSAFFFISGFLFSTKRFTNFKSYFTHKTRVLLVPYLYLSFLFLAIDPVIYNFALFPKSPTIMVVNTIPDINNTWQYIYWNIAKIFIAGKSSVGAGPLWFVFTLYSVSLLFYLLHEMSKKQVHPKLFFAVMAIEGLLGGWLLNENHIHLPLGIERDLTILFFFGCGFLCKEPIKKIHNAISTGTIHTSRNTAIVAAIGIVSFIAYAFLESPSPNFSIMNNDLGKSLPQFVASSITGIIGLIATFLLASKIPDIAPIRIFKGILRNISRNALVILAVHWWIVLILRLFFRPQINQPGIAYTAIPIVALGTIAAIPLFRCKLYRLLGKEKISVRESLNIRD